Genomic DNA from Phaeobacter porticola:
AGCCCAGGCAATGTGCAATACGCATCGCTGTCTTGTGCAATCAAAGCAATGTCATTGGCCCAGATATCAAATGCGCCGGGTGCGAGATCTGGTTGGGCCCCGTGGTCAGCGACCGTTTGCAATTGAGGATGGCGCTGCAACAGAAGTCGAAGCCTTGGAAGGTGCCGCGGAAGCGCCGGTGTATCAAAGATCAGATTATGTTTCACCATTGCGTCGAACGCTGAGGTGAGGCGCGGATCGAGCATCCAGTCGTCGTCGGGAATACCTTGGATCATCGGTCGCAATCCGACTGGTTTCGGGTGTTTGGCTTGTCGCGCAATGTCATCCGCAGCGCCGTGTCCTGCGAAATCAACCCATCCGACAACGCCTAGGGCAGATGGTGTTTCGTCAGCCAAGGATAGCAAAAACTCTGTTTCAGCATTTGGCGGGGCGGCCTGTACAAGGATCGTTCTGCCGACCCCATTGCGGGAGAACAGTGGCGCAAGATCACCAGGCAAGAATTCGCGATAGAGAATGGTCAGTTCAGGTGACAGCCAACCGTAATCGCTGCGATCTGGTTTCCAGAAATGGTGATGCGCCTTAACTATCATTGTCCGATCACGCCTTTCTTCAGGATGATATTTCCGTACGGACGGGCTTGCCTAGTCTGGACGATTGCAAAAGCGGATTTGGCGCGATCATAGAAAGGAAAGCGTTCTAGGTGCCTAAGGGGGCAGGGGTGTCCGCTATGTCCGTTACGATCGTTTGAAACTCTGTGACAATTGGCGGTACGGCATCGGGGGGGCTTTGTTGCACAAATCGGATGACGGGCAGACTTCCCCTTTCCCCGGACGGACTTATCCTACAGCCTGTGTGACAGGTGTGCCAAGAGCAGTGTAGCGATTGAGCACGGCAACACGGATCTGGATTTCCGCGACCTGCCGTTCGAAGTCGCGCGCCATCAAAGATTGGCGCAGGCGTTTCACACAATGCATCTTGGTCTCGACGCGACTTTTGCGGTGGTACCCACTCCACCGTTTCCAGATGGTTCGACAGAGATAGCGTGAGGCATTGATCGCATCGTTGCGAGCGACGGCCCCGGCGCTGGCGGGTTTCCACGGCTTGGTGTTTTTTCGTGGCGGTATGACGGCGTTGGCATTGCGAGCGGCAATCGCGTCGTGGCATTTGCACGTGTCGTAAGCCCCTTCGGCAGTGACTGATCCGATGGTCTGGTCGGGTGAAATTTGATCGATTAGCTCTGGCAGCATCGGCGCGTCGCCGATATTGCTGGTCGTGACTTCGACCGCCCGTATCTCCAGCGTTTCCTCATCAATCCCCATATGTATCTTACGCCAAATCCGGCGTTTGGCGCCGCCGTGCTTGCGCGCGTTCCATTCGCCTTCACCCTCGGATTTGATACCTGTACGATCGATCAGCAGGTTCAGGGGGCCAGTGCCTCCGCTATAGGACAGGCTGACATTCAGTGCCTTTGCGACGTGCCAGCCTGACCGCAGACATGCTGGCAGCCTTGGAAACCGCATTGACCGAGGCTTATGATAGTATGCCGCTTGGGTCTCAGATCGTGCCATTTCCAGAGGCGGCTGATACCGACATGGATGCTCTGGCGCGTGGGTTCCGTGGTAAGCGTGGCCGGGTTCTGTTGCGGGAAAGCGTGGCGATCACGGCGGCAGGTGGTCCAGCACCGGCGCAAGACTGGAAGGCGTCGGGCGTGACCCCGGATATGCAGAAAAGCATGTCTCTGGAAACGCTCGAAAGCGCACGGCAATCTATCAGCAACGCTTATGGGGTTCTGCCCGCCCTTGCCAATGCCAGCACTACCGGTCCGATGGTGAGGGAAGCGCAACGCCACCTAGCCCAATGGACCTTGCAGCCGATCTGCGCCTTACTGGCAGAGGGAGCCCAAAACAAGCTGGGCAACTCCGTGACCATTGACGTTATGCGCCCCTTACAAGCCTTTGACGCTGGCGGACGTGCGCGCGCTGCGGCTGGCATCATTCAAGCACTGGCAATGGCAAAGGAAGCGGGCGTGGACCCGTCGCAAGCATTGGCGCTGGTCGATTGGGATGGGTGGGCGTCTAACACCGACTTTTGTGCACCGCTACCCAATCAACAGATGCATGGTACATCATCCCGCAAGCTGCATTGGGACACTCTGCGGGTGGGAAAGGCGATGCTGTGAATGGGTCAATATATGAATCGTAGTTTTCGGTGCAGAAAGCGCAGCCGTCACGGTGAGCGCCAAGTTGGCTGATACGTCCGAACTCGTGGCCAGAGGCTGTCAGAATGCGCTTGGCACGATCTATCGTAAAATCTGCGCGCCATAGTGTTAGATAATGTGCCTCTAGCGGTTTCAGCGTGCCCTTCTCGGACAACTCACTTGCGGCCCGCTTGGACATGAAGGCGTTCGACCTGATCCCAAACGCTTTCTTTTCTTCTTTGCTCAGTTGCTCCCCGTCTTTTCGATGTGACAGAGCCACAGCTTTGAACCCTTCAGCCATGCAGCGATAGATAGCGGCCTCAATAGAGGGCTTCACAGACGGTATTAGCAAGCCTAAGTGCTCGAATGCTCCATCAATAGCGTCGCTGGTGATCGTATCGGGGTTGAAAGTCAGTTTTCGTTTTGGGGAGGCAGGTGCTTGCACACTTCGGGTATTAGTTTGCACGGTAGCCGGTGAACTCGATTCTTCATCCTTACTCGGTGTTCCGAACAGACATTCTAAAAGCGCCTTAAACATAACAATGCCCTTCGATGCGCAAATCAGAACCAAGCGTAGCATCAACCTGCCGGGAAATCAGACTTGGGCCAACAGATGAATCACGTCGGGCGCAATCAGTTGTTGGGAACAAACCTAACACATAGTGATTTGTTCCCCCGGCGTTCCCCAAAAGAAAAAGGGCCTAGAGGATCAAACCTCTAAGCCCTTGAAATCTTTGGCTCCGGCGGTAGGGATCGAACCTACGACCAATTGATTAACAGTCAACTGCTCTACCGCTGAGCTACGCCGGAACGGTCTGAGCCGTATAGCGTTGCGATCCGCTGGCGTCCAGAGCGGTTTTGCGGTTTTTTGGAAAAAAAGAGCACCACCCCGGCAGGGTCAGCGCAGAGTTCTGAAACGCGCACCGAATGATAGGGGGCCATCCGTTGCAACTCGTGATTTTCCCGCAAGATCAACGAGGTGTGCAAACACATTGCGTTCAGCAGCGATGCGCAGGGAGGGCGGAGTTTCGGTGTATATCCGCGCTGTCAGCTCGGTGACGGAGGCGGGACCGGCAGTGAGTTCTGCAAGGATCGCGGCCTCTCGCCCCGTGCGGTGCTCGGTCAACCATGCAAGGCGGGCGGCGGGAGCGGTAACCGGTGCCCCATGGCCGGGGTAAAACACCCGCCAGTCGCGGGCAGCCAGCCGCCGACATGAGCCCATGAAATCGGTCAGATCGCCATCCGGGGGCGAGACCAGAGAGCTGGCCCAGCCCATCACGTGATCAGCGGTGAAACAGGCATCCCCCCAAGCCAAGGCGATATGGTTGCCGAGATGGCCAGGGGTATGGATCACCTCCAGCTGCCAGTCGGGGCCGGTTAATGTCTCCCCATCCCGCAGACAGATGTCCGGCGCGAATCCGATATCAATGCCCTCGCCACCACCGGCCAGACCTGCGTCGGCAAGCGATGTCATCACTGCGCTGCGTCCCGCGATGGCGTCGCCGAAGGCATAGACCGGCGCGCCAATGGCCTCTGCCAGCGGGCGGGCAAGAGGGGAGTGGTCCAGATGGCTGTGGCTGACCAGAATATGACTGATGCGCTGACCTGGTTCCAGGGCGGTCAGGATCGCCTGCAGATGCGCCTCACTCGCTGGACCGGGATCAATCACCGCAACATCGGTGGCGCCGATCAAATAGGTGTTGGTGCCCCGGTAGGTCATCGGCGACGGGTTTGGGGCCAGGATCCGGCGCAACCCGGGTTCTAGCGTTTCGGCGATCCCGGCGGGGGGATTGAAATCATCGGGTGCCTGCATCAGGTCTGATCCTTGGTAACAAACGGGGCGCAGGGGGTGCGCGTTTTGCTTTTCAGCGGCGGGGTCGCGGGGTAGGTGTAGCGCATGTTCTTTCAATGGCTCAAACACTATATGCCGCGCAGCCTGTACGGGCGGGCGGCGCTTATTCTGCTGGTGCCGATTGTGACGCTGCAATTGGTGGTCTCGGTTGTGTTCATCAAGCGCGATCTCGAGGACCTGACGGTCCAGATGACCCTGACCATGCTGCGGGAATTGCGACTGCTGGAGCAGACCATGGCGCCGGCTGCCAGTCAGCAGGAGGCGTTGTTGCTGGCAGAACCTCTGTTGCAACCCTTGCAGATGCAGCTTCGGTTTCTGGAACAAAGGGAGCCGGTGCCATTGGATCAGATGGGGCTCTTGGAATTTTCTGGACGGGTGGTGCGCAATACGTTGGAGACCACTGCGCCGCAGTTCATTTCAGCGCAGTTCCCCAACACCCGCCGGGTCCAGTTGGTGCTTGCGAGTGATCACGGCCCGATGGCGCTGGTATTTGATCGGCGCCGGGTGACTGCGGCGGCACCGCACCAGCTGATCGTGACAGTGATCGCCTTTGGTTTTCTGATGACGATCATCGCCTTTGTCTACATGCGCAATCAGCTGCGCCCGATCAAACAGCTCGCTGATGCGGCGCAGGCCTTTGGGCGGGGGCGGACGGAGCCTTATTCACCGCGCGGCGCGAATGAGGTGCGGGCGGCCGGCAGCGCGTTTCTGGACATGCGCGCACGGATCGAGCGGCAGATGGAGCAGCGGACCCTGATGCTCTCGGGGGTGAGCCACGACCTGCGCACCCCACTCACAAGGATGAAGCTGGGCCTGTCGATGCTGGACGAGGAGGACGCTGAACCGCTGCGGCAGGATGTGGACGAGATGCAGGCGCTCTTGGATGCGTTTCTTGATTTTTCGCGTGGGGTTTCGACCAGTGAGCCGGAGGAAGTCGACCCACATGTGATGATCACGCTGCTGGTGGATGGTTGGCGCCGACAGGGTAAGGATGTGATGCTGGGTGAGATGAGCGGCAAGGGCAAGGTGATGCTACGCGGGTCTGCGATACGGCGTGCGGTCCAAAACCTGATCTCCAACGCAGTACGCTACGGCACGCGGGCGCGGGTGTCCGTGACCATGACCGAGAAATTTTTGCGTATCCGGGTTGAGGATGATGGCCCTGGTATCGCCGAGGCCGACCGGGCCGAGGCGACGCGCCCCTTCACCCGGCTGGATCCGGCGCGCAATCAGGATCTGGGCAGTGGCGTAGGTCTCGGACTTGCCATCGTGACGGATATCGCCCGCGCCCATGGCGGCACGCTGCGGCTGGAACAAAGCGTCGCCTTGGGAGGGTTACAAGCCGACATCGTGATCGGCCTGTAATACCCTGTCACCGCAGAGGGCTCAGATCAGCTCTGATATCTCTACGCTGCGTCGCTCCGCGATGGAGATCTGTGCCGCCATCCCCATCAGCACTGCCATCCGCCCATCATGAAGGGTCACCTCTGCAGCGACGCGTTCACCGCGAACCAGTTCGAGGAACTTTTGGTGCTGATAGAAGGTGGATCCGTTGTGATCACCTGCCTCAAGAAGCTTGGGATCAACGGGAATCGCTTGTGTTACCGGACCTTTCGGGCTGCGCGGTGAGGTCACCAGCTTTGGCAGCGGAGGCGTGCCTAGATGGGCGGGCCAGAACCGACCCGGTCCGGGCACAAAGGCTTCGATTTTGCCTATGGGGCCGACGGCGGCAATCTCCTCCTGGTACTCCGCACCTTCGGCAAACATGCACAGCTCCAGCATGGCGCGCGCGCCGCCGCGGAAGTCGACGATCACGTAGCCATTGTCGAGGATGTCAGGCACACCATCTCTGTAGCGCTCATCAAGATGGTTCACATCCTGCCCGCCGCTGGCCATCACTCGGACGGGTTCTGATCCCAGGGCCAGCCGCATCAGATCGAAGAAATGGCAGCATTTCTCAACAAAGGTGCCGCCGGATTTGGCGTCAAACCGGTTCCAGTCATCAACCTTTTCCAGAAACGGAAAGCGATGTTCGCGGATGCTTAGCATTCTAACTCCGCCGGTGGCTGCTTCGACATCACGCAGGAAGGCGGCAACTGGCGGCATGTAGCGATATTCCATCGCCACCCAGACCGGCGTATCATAGCGCGCGGCAAAGGCATCCAGCCGCCCAAGATCGGCGAGACTGGTGAACAGCGGCTTTTCGACCAGCACCGGCAGTGGGCGATGTTCGGCCAGCGCTTCCAGCTGTTCGAGGTGGCGGAAGTTGGGGCTGGCAATCAGCAGGCAATCAAGGTCTGGGTGGTTGAGCAGCGCTTCAAGGCTGTCCATGAACTGGGCCTTTGGCGCCAGTTCAGCCGAAATCTCACGCATGGTGGCGTTTGGTTCATAGATCGCGCCAACTGCCGTGTTGTCCAGCAACGCGATATTTCGCAGATGTTCCTGGCCCATCATGCCGCAGCCGATGATCCCGTAGGTGGTGGGTCCGGACATGTTTCCTCCTAAGTGAGGCGCTGCACGTAGAGCGCCTTTTCCGTGTCAAACCAGGTTCGCGAAAACTCAACCGGGGCCGGTTCCTGGGCCCAGCTTAGCCGTTCGATAAAGCCAACAGTGGTGCCGGGAGGCTTGGTGAACTGCGCTGGCGCCCAGTCGGGGACTGTTCCAAGTGAGACGCGATCCTCGGCGCGACTGATCCAGAACCCCAGTTGCAGGCGGTAATAGCGGTAAAGGGAATCAGACAGTTGGGCGGGATCCACATGACCCGCTGCGGCATCCAGC
This window encodes:
- a CDS encoding RbsD/FucU domain-containing protein, with amino-acid sequence MCATKPPRCRTANCHRVSNDRNGHSGHPCPLRHLERFPFYDRAKSAFAIVQTRQARPYGNIILKKGVIGQ
- a CDS encoding MBL fold metallo-hydrolase, which codes for MQAPDDFNPPAGIAETLEPGLRRILAPNPSPMTYRGTNTYLIGATDVAVIDPGPASEAHLQAILTALEPGQRISHILVSHSHLDHSPLARPLAEAIGAPVYAFGDAIAGRSAVMTSLADAGLAGGGEGIDIGFAPDICLRDGETLTGPDWQLEVIHTPGHLGNHIALAWGDACFTADHVMGWASSLVSPPDGDLTDFMGSCRRLAARDWRVFYPGHGAPVTAPAARLAWLTEHRTGREAAILAELTAGPASVTELTARIYTETPPSLRIAAERNVFAHLVDLAGKSRVATDGPLSFGARFRTLR
- a CDS encoding ATP-binding protein, with translation MFFQWLKHYMPRSLYGRAALILLVPIVTLQLVVSVVFIKRDLEDLTVQMTLTMLRELRLLEQTMAPAASQQEALLLAEPLLQPLQMQLRFLEQREPVPLDQMGLLEFSGRVVRNTLETTAPQFISAQFPNTRRVQLVLASDHGPMALVFDRRRVTAAAPHQLIVTVIAFGFLMTIIAFVYMRNQLRPIKQLADAAQAFGRGRTEPYSPRGANEVRAAGSAFLDMRARIERQMEQRTLMLSGVSHDLRTPLTRMKLGLSMLDEEDAEPLRQDVDEMQALLDAFLDFSRGVSTSEPEEVDPHVMITLLVDGWRRQGKDVMLGEMSGKGKVMLRGSAIRRAVQNLISNAVRYGTRARVSVTMTEKFLRIRVEDDGPGIAEADRAEATRPFTRLDPARNQDLGSGVGLGLAIVTDIARAHGGTLRLEQSVALGGLQADIVIGL
- a CDS encoding Gfo/Idh/MocA family protein — encoded protein: MSGPTTYGIIGCGMMGQEHLRNIALLDNTAVGAIYEPNATMREISAELAPKAQFMDSLEALLNHPDLDCLLIASPNFRHLEQLEALAEHRPLPVLVEKPLFTSLADLGRLDAFAARYDTPVWVAMEYRYMPPVAAFLRDVEAATGGVRMLSIREHRFPFLEKVDDWNRFDAKSGGTFVEKCCHFFDLMRLALGSEPVRVMASGGQDVNHLDERYRDGVPDILDNGYVIVDFRGGARAMLELCMFAEGAEYQEEIAAVGPIGKIEAFVPGPGRFWPAHLGTPPLPKLVTSPRSPKGPVTQAIPVDPKLLEAGDHNGSTFYQHQKFLELVRGERVAAEVTLHDGRMAVLMGMAAQISIAERRSVEISELI